One Burkholderia cepacia genomic window carries:
- a CDS encoding alpha/beta hydrolase, whose amino-acid sequence MKLTGTVLRVAVVCLIVFAGVVLMQDRLIYFPEKAAIDDVVSDGLRAWPSAEEFRGLVAEPAGVARGTVVVFHGNAGHVGHRSYYAAAFTRMGWRAILAEYPGYGPRGGTPGEETLVADAQQTIVLAHRLYDSPLLAVGESLGAGVAAAAGSRERDSIAGLMLITPWDTLEHVAAHHYPWAPVKWLLRDRYDSVAHLASFGRPVLVVVAERDSIVPARFGEALYDALADPKQLIVVKSAEHNDWIGRVDDTWWRDAMGLLIAPSH is encoded by the coding sequence ATGAAACTCACCGGAACCGTGCTGCGTGTCGCCGTCGTGTGTCTGATCGTCTTCGCGGGAGTCGTGCTGATGCAGGATCGCCTGATCTATTTCCCGGAAAAGGCCGCCATCGATGACGTCGTATCCGACGGCCTGCGCGCGTGGCCGTCGGCGGAGGAATTTCGAGGGCTGGTGGCCGAGCCGGCGGGAGTCGCGCGCGGCACGGTCGTCGTCTTTCATGGCAACGCCGGGCATGTCGGGCACCGTTCATACTACGCCGCTGCGTTCACCCGAATGGGATGGCGCGCAATCCTCGCCGAATACCCGGGTTACGGGCCGCGCGGCGGCACGCCAGGCGAAGAAACGCTGGTCGCCGACGCGCAGCAGACGATCGTGCTCGCGCATCGCCTGTACGATTCGCCGCTGCTGGCCGTCGGCGAATCGCTGGGGGCCGGCGTGGCTGCCGCGGCAGGCTCGCGCGAGCGCGACAGCATCGCCGGCCTGATGCTGATCACGCCGTGGGATACGCTCGAGCATGTGGCGGCGCATCATTATCCGTGGGCGCCCGTGAAGTGGCTGCTGCGCGACCGGTATGACAGCGTCGCCCATCTGGCGTCGTTCGGCCGTCCCGTGCTGGTCGTGGTGGCGGAGCGCGACAGCATCGTTCCCGCGCGTTTCGGCGAGGCGCTCTACGACGCGCTCGCCGATCCGAAGCAGCTGATCGTCGTGAAGTCGGCCGAGCATAACGACTGGATCGGCCGGGTCGACGATACGTGGTGGCGAGACGCGATGGGCTTGCTGATCGCGCCGTCGCATTGA
- a CDS encoding DotU/TssL family secretion system protein has protein sequence MSTMPVADSPLLPVALRDTARTVTALEKEPLSYQALRDQCNAQIAQLRSELNARGLPDDAISDAIYAQCALLDEAALKHLTGEVRDDWEHEPLQVMHFSSNDAGDELVRRIEQRLREPRPARVLLAIFAAVLSLGFVGRFAVNGGTAREALVRTIDERLGRTSADEVNGAPIAPIVVNHANARPLRISPLTWVAVSCVAVSLVWFAVDRWFIASIAQLTR, from the coding sequence ATGAGCACGATGCCCGTCGCGGATTCCCCTCTGCTCCCCGTCGCGCTGCGTGACACGGCACGCACGGTCACTGCATTGGAAAAGGAGCCACTGTCGTATCAGGCGCTGCGCGATCAGTGCAACGCGCAGATCGCGCAGTTGCGATCCGAGTTGAATGCGCGCGGCCTCCCGGATGACGCGATCAGCGATGCGATCTATGCGCAGTGCGCGCTGCTTGACGAGGCTGCGCTGAAACACCTGACGGGGGAGGTGCGCGACGACTGGGAGCACGAACCGCTACAGGTGATGCATTTTTCGAGCAACGATGCGGGCGACGAACTGGTGCGGCGCATCGAGCAACGCTTGCGTGAACCTCGACCGGCTCGGGTGCTGCTCGCGATATTCGCAGCGGTGCTGTCGCTCGGGTTCGTCGGCCGGTTTGCGGTCAACGGCGGGACGGCGCGCGAAGCGCTCGTCCGCACGATCGACGAGCGCCTGGGACGCACAAGCGCGGACGAAGTCAATGGTGCTCCTATCGCTCCGATCGTCGTAAATCACGCCAACGCGCGTCCGCTGCGCATTTCCCCGCTTACCTGGGTAGCGGTCTCGTGCGTCGCGGTCAGTCTCGTCTGGTTTGCGGTCGATCGATGGTTCATCGCCTCGATTGCCCAGCTCACGCGATAA
- a CDS encoding branched-chain amino acid ABC transporter substrate-binding protein, which yields MRGFRRSWLAMGLSAVALCFACGSSYGQQVVRIGASSPLTGISASNGKDLENGVRLAVEEANARHIKLGGQDVRFELDSVDDQGDPRIGVQVAQKLVDDGVAAVVGYYNSGVALPSAPIFAKAGIPLIDPAATNPAITRQGLKTVFRIIATDAQNSGVAGTYAVNVTKAQRIAVMDDRTAFGQGAVEEFKKAVAAAGGKIVAAEFTNDKAVEFNAQLTNIKAANADLLYFGGLDNQAALITKRMRQLGMRVQFVGSGGIADSIFINVAGSAAEGAMAWEYGRPIDTLPQGKAFARKFKKRFGVDMLTYAPFAYDCVGVVVHAMQQANSAKPDEYLPALRATRYEGITGKIAFDANGDLEHPTSTLYQVKGGRWVPVTTIGAE from the coding sequence ATGCGCGGATTTCGTCGAAGCTGGCTCGCCATGGGCCTGAGTGCCGTTGCGCTGTGTTTCGCTTGCGGCTCGTCATATGGCCAGCAGGTCGTCAGGATCGGCGCGTCCAGCCCGCTCACCGGCATCAGCGCGTCCAACGGCAAGGACCTCGAGAACGGCGTCCGGCTGGCTGTCGAGGAAGCGAATGCGCGGCACATCAAGCTTGGCGGACAGGACGTGCGTTTCGAGCTCGATTCGGTCGACGACCAGGGCGACCCGCGCATCGGCGTCCAGGTCGCGCAGAAGCTGGTCGACGACGGCGTCGCCGCGGTCGTCGGGTACTACAACTCCGGGGTCGCGCTGCCGTCCGCGCCGATCTTCGCGAAGGCCGGCATCCCGCTGATCGACCCGGCGGCGACCAATCCGGCCATCACCCGCCAGGGCCTGAAGACGGTGTTCCGCATCATCGCGACCGACGCGCAGAATTCCGGCGTTGCCGGCACCTACGCGGTAAACGTCACGAAGGCGCAGCGCATTGCCGTGATGGACGACCGGACCGCGTTCGGCCAGGGGGCCGTCGAAGAGTTCAAGAAGGCCGTTGCGGCTGCCGGCGGGAAGATCGTCGCGGCCGAATTCACGAACGACAAGGCCGTCGAGTTCAATGCGCAGCTCACCAACATCAAGGCGGCGAACGCGGACCTGCTGTACTTCGGCGGCCTGGACAACCAGGCGGCGCTCATCACGAAGCGGATGCGGCAGCTCGGGATGCGCGTCCAGTTCGTCGGCAGCGGCGGCATCGCGGACAGCATCTTCATCAACGTGGCCGGCTCGGCGGCCGAAGGCGCGATGGCGTGGGAATACGGGCGGCCGATCGACACGCTGCCGCAAGGCAAGGCGTTCGCGCGCAAGTTCAAGAAGCGCTTCGGCGTCGACATGCTCACGTATGCTCCGTTCGCCTACGACTGCGTAGGGGTGGTCGTCCATGCGATGCAGCAGGCGAATTCGGCGAAGCCGGACGAATACCTGCCGGCGCTGCGCGCGACGCGCTACGAAGGCATCACGGGGAAAATCGCGTTCGACGCCAACGGCGATCTCGAGCATCCGACGTCGACGCTCTATCAGGTGAAGGGCGGACGCTGGGTGCCGGTGACGACGATCGGCGCCGAGTGA
- a CDS encoding lyase, translated as MLEIAKDKLTAAVNRISASRLASCCVAALASAVLATGYSHAQPTSFDSFAVPAGSAPHDVAPAPDGSVWFTAQAQGSVGRLDPRGGKTDWVPLGDGSAPHGVIVGPDRAAWITDGGLNAIVRVDPKTLAVTRFPLPKDRTDANLNTAVFDKRGHLWFTGQSGVYGELDPASASMRVFDAPRGRGPYGICVTPDGSLYFASLAGNYLGRIDPASGKAQVIEPPTPNQGARRVWSDSKGRVWVSEWHAGKVGRFDPATHRWREWRLPGHDPHAYAIFVDDRDVVWLSEWSANALVRFDPRTERFDVLTLPRAHANVRQMMGRPGEVWLSESGTDHLLRYRSREVDAVGN; from the coding sequence ATGCTGGAAATCGCAAAGGACAAACTAACGGCTGCGGTGAATCGCATTTCCGCATCGCGGCTCGCGTCGTGTTGCGTCGCCGCGTTGGCAAGCGCCGTGCTCGCCACGGGTTACTCGCACGCGCAGCCGACGTCGTTCGACTCGTTCGCCGTTCCCGCCGGCAGCGCACCGCACGACGTCGCGCCGGCGCCCGACGGCAGCGTCTGGTTCACCGCGCAGGCGCAAGGCTCGGTCGGACGGCTGGACCCGCGCGGCGGCAAGACCGACTGGGTGCCGCTCGGCGACGGCTCGGCGCCGCACGGCGTGATCGTCGGCCCCGATCGGGCCGCATGGATCACCGACGGCGGCCTGAACGCGATCGTGCGCGTCGATCCGAAGACGCTTGCCGTCACGCGCTTTCCGTTGCCGAAGGACCGGACGGACGCCAATCTGAACACCGCGGTCTTCGACAAGCGCGGGCATCTGTGGTTTACCGGGCAGAGCGGCGTGTACGGCGAGCTCGACCCGGCGAGCGCCAGCATGCGCGTCTTCGATGCGCCGCGCGGGCGCGGCCCCTACGGCATCTGCGTGACGCCCGACGGCAGCCTGTATTTCGCGTCGCTGGCCGGCAACTATCTCGGCCGCATCGATCCCGCAAGCGGCAAGGCGCAGGTCATCGAGCCGCCGACGCCGAATCAGGGCGCACGCCGCGTCTGGTCGGATTCGAAGGGGCGCGTGTGGGTCAGCGAGTGGCATGCCGGCAAGGTCGGCAGGTTCGACCCGGCAACGCATCGCTGGCGCGAATGGCGGCTGCCCGGCCACGATCCGCACGCATACGCGATCTTCGTCGACGACCGGGACGTCGTCTGGCTCAGCGAATGGAGCGCCAACGCGCTCGTGCGCTTCGACCCGCGCACCGAACGGTTCGACGTCCTGACGCTGCCGCGCGCGCATGCGAACGTGCGGCAGATGATGGGGCGTCCGGGCGAGGTCTGGCTGTCGGAGTCGGGCACCGATCATCTGCTGCGGTATCGGTCGCGTGAGGTCGATGCTGTCGGCAACTGA
- the tssE gene encoding type VI secretion system baseplate subunit TssE, giving the protein MWVGPGLFERITGHFADGSAVDDFAAEVQVFLSVRDNIERILNSRRGSLAHLPDYGLDDLSEIYRHLPSSAHKLQRAIEATLLTYESRLKKVEIEIHPPEPGMLISFTMACHLHREGLVRFGTNFMPDGKTRLRMLQAAHDRC; this is encoded by the coding sequence ATGTGGGTGGGACCCGGGTTATTCGAGCGGATCACCGGACACTTCGCGGACGGTTCGGCGGTGGACGATTTTGCCGCGGAGGTGCAGGTATTCCTCTCGGTCCGCGACAACATCGAGCGCATCCTGAACAGCCGGCGTGGATCGCTCGCCCATCTCCCGGACTATGGGCTCGACGACCTGTCGGAGATCTATCGGCATCTGCCATCGTCGGCACACAAGCTGCAGCGTGCGATCGAGGCGACACTGCTGACCTACGAGTCGCGGCTGAAGAAAGTGGAAATCGAGATCCATCCGCCTGAACCGGGCATGCTGATCAGCTTCACGATGGCCTGCCATTTGCACCGGGAAGGACTCGTGCGCTTCGGCACGAATTTCATGCCGGACGGGAAGACGCGGCTACGCATGCTGCAGGCTGCGCACGATCGGTGCTAG
- a CDS encoding PAAR domain-containing protein — protein sequence MPKMMALKGNLTTTGGQVLDGDHSDLDNGQPYTYHMGLASCGRCGQTGSILGTASTWSVGNTHGVLDGDIVMCACPHGNNRVVARSTTYYSESSNAALP from the coding sequence ATGCCGAAAATGATGGCACTGAAAGGAAATCTCACGACGACCGGCGGTCAGGTGCTGGATGGCGATCATTCGGATCTGGACAATGGCCAACCGTACACTTACCACATGGGATTGGCATCCTGTGGGCGTTGCGGTCAGACCGGATCGATCTTGGGTACAGCCAGTACGTGGAGCGTAGGCAATACGCACGGCGTACTCGACGGCGATATCGTCATGTGCGCATGTCCCCATGGAAATAATCGTGTTGTCGCGCGTTCCACGACGTACTACAGCGAATCGTCGAATGCCGCATTGCCGTGA
- the fusA gene encoding elongation factor G → MDYSPEAIRTVALVGHAGCGKTSLAEALLHQGGALHAPGNVNNGTALCDFDPLERKYHHSLSSAVAQLHYQDTRIYLLDTPGYPDFAGLSISALPAVETAAIVINARTGIEMTTRRMMAYAQQRKLCRMIVVNGIDGEKVDLPALLAEIQELFGKTCLPINLPAQGGSEVVDCFFNPAGEADFHSVEAAHDALVDQVIELDPALMELYLEQGEAIRPEQLHEPFERALREGHLVPVCFTSAATGAGIAQLLDVFVRLLPNVTEGNPPLFYREVDGQMKTMHAEPDADKHVLAHVFKIVMDPYIGKMAVFRIHQGTVARDSQLYIGNGRQPFKVARLLMLHGKEHTDVLRAGPGNICAVTKADDISFDDVLHDAPEDGNVHLTPLDFPTPIYGLAIEPARRGNEQRLWEVLQKLAAEDPCLLIGHPVGANETVVRGLGELHLRFMLERLTDQYKLDVVTRPPTIAWRETIGGKAEGHYRHKKQTGGAGQFGEVMLRVEPLPRGAGFEFVDVVKGGAIPSQFIPAVEKGVLQVIDSGPLAGFPMQDVRVTVFDGKSHPVDSKEVAFVTAGRKAFIDAVLKAQPMVLEPIVDIEVMTPEAAMGDIIGDLSARRGQVHGTRTVGGHAMVVAGKVPLAELNDYQSRLNALAGGHGSYSIELSHYDPVPSAQQERLAAQHRNRGDSSAE, encoded by the coding sequence ATGGACTACTCTCCCGAAGCCATCCGCACCGTCGCTCTGGTCGGGCATGCCGGATGCGGAAAGACATCGCTTGCCGAGGCGCTGCTGCACCAGGGCGGCGCGCTTCATGCGCCCGGCAACGTGAACAACGGCACCGCCCTGTGCGATTTCGACCCGCTCGAACGCAAGTACCACCACTCGCTCAGCTCCGCCGTCGCCCAGCTCCACTATCAGGACACCCGCATCTACCTGCTCGATACGCCGGGCTATCCCGACTTCGCCGGCCTGTCGATCAGCGCGCTGCCGGCCGTCGAGACGGCGGCGATCGTGATCAACGCCCGCACCGGCATCGAAATGACCACCCGCCGAATGATGGCGTACGCGCAGCAGCGCAAGCTCTGCCGGATGATCGTCGTGAACGGCATCGACGGGGAGAAGGTCGACCTGCCGGCGCTGTTGGCGGAGATTCAAGAACTGTTCGGCAAGACCTGCCTGCCGATCAACCTGCCTGCGCAGGGCGGCAGCGAGGTGGTGGACTGCTTCTTCAACCCCGCGGGCGAGGCCGACTTCCATTCGGTGGAAGCAGCGCACGACGCGCTCGTCGATCAGGTGATCGAACTGGATCCCGCGTTGATGGAGCTGTATCTGGAACAGGGCGAAGCGATCCGTCCGGAACAGCTGCACGAGCCGTTCGAGCGCGCGTTGCGCGAAGGCCATCTGGTGCCGGTCTGCTTCACGTCGGCGGCCACCGGCGCGGGCATCGCGCAGTTGCTCGACGTGTTCGTGCGCCTGCTGCCCAACGTCACCGAAGGCAATCCGCCGCTGTTCTATCGCGAAGTCGACGGACAGATGAAAACCATGCATGCGGAGCCCGACGCCGACAAGCACGTGCTCGCGCACGTGTTCAAGATCGTGATGGATCCCTACATCGGCAAGATGGCCGTGTTCCGCATCCACCAGGGCACGGTCGCGCGCGACAGCCAGCTCTACATCGGCAACGGGCGCCAGCCGTTCAAGGTCGCTCGGCTGCTGATGCTGCACGGCAAGGAACACACGGACGTGCTGCGGGCGGGCCCCGGCAATATCTGCGCAGTGACGAAAGCCGACGACATCAGCTTCGACGACGTGCTGCACGACGCCCCCGAAGACGGCAACGTGCACCTCACGCCGCTCGATTTCCCCACGCCGATCTACGGCCTCGCGATCGAGCCGGCGCGCCGCGGCAACGAACAGCGTCTGTGGGAGGTGCTGCAGAAGCTCGCGGCCGAAGACCCGTGCCTGCTGATCGGGCACCCCGTCGGCGCCAACGAGACCGTCGTGCGCGGGCTCGGAGAATTGCACCTGCGCTTCATGCTGGAGCGCCTCACCGACCAGTACAAGCTGGACGTCGTGACGCGGCCGCCGACCATCGCGTGGCGGGAAACCATCGGCGGCAAGGCGGAAGGCCACTATCGCCACAAGAAGCAGACCGGCGGCGCCGGCCAGTTCGGCGAAGTCATGCTGCGCGTGGAGCCGTTACCGCGCGGCGCCGGGTTCGAGTTCGTCGACGTCGTCAAGGGCGGCGCCATTCCTTCGCAGTTCATTCCGGCGGTGGAGAAAGGCGTCCTGCAGGTGATCGACAGCGGGCCGCTGGCCGGCTTCCCGATGCAGGACGTGCGCGTCACCGTGTTCGACGGCAAGAGCCATCCGGTCGACTCGAAGGAAGTGGCGTTCGTCACCGCCGGACGCAAGGCCTTCATCGACGCCGTGCTGAAAGCGCAGCCGATGGTGCTGGAGCCGATCGTCGACATCGAGGTGATGACGCCGGAAGCGGCGATGGGTGACATCATCGGCGACCTGTCCGCGCGGCGCGGGCAGGTGCACGGCACGCGCACGGTCGGCGGCCACGCGATGGTCGTCGCCGGGAAGGTGCCGCTTGCCGAGCTCAACGACTACCAGTCGCGCCTGAATGCGCTGGCGGGCGGGCACGGCAGCTACAGCATCGAGCTGAGCCACTACGATCCCGTGCCGTCCGCCCAGCAGGAGCGGCTGGCGGCGCAGCACCGGAACCGGGGGGACAGCAGCGCCGAATGA
- a CDS encoding adenylate/guanylate cyclase domain-containing protein yields MHCANCGFENLAGARFCEACGAGLSRACPRCGHDASPSARFCNACGASLDDAPDVRAAPSPPRPGPEAVPSPAPIHYTPHHLAERIRAEQAAMEARGETAGERKTVTALFADMAGSTALIHDLDPEEAHRLIEPVVALMMEAVHYYEGYVAKSLGDGILALFGAPIAHEDHPQRALFAALRMQQAMRSHGDRIRLESGIPLQIRVGVHTGEVVVRSIRTDDLHTDYDPVGHTIHIASRMEGIATPSSILVSESTHKLAEGYFEFKALGATRVKGVPEPLPVYEVLGLGALRTRLQLAAHRGLARFVGRDAELAHLNRSLDEVRAGRGQIVGVRGEAGVGKSRLFHEFKERTRRGCLLLETFSVSHGKAFAYLPLIELLKNYFQITAQDDERRCREKVMGKVLTLERSFEDLVPYLLYLLGIGEPGAALAEMDPRIRRERTFDAITQLLARESRDQPVELLFEDLQWLDRETEAFLAHLSERVPATRILLLVNYRPEYQPAWTHAAHGSQLRLEPLGSTEARGLLAALLGDDPTLAPLEQLILEKTEGNPFFMEEVVQTLAEEQSLLGDPGRYRLGRTPAALHIPTTVQGVLAARIDRLPVAEKELLQMLAVIGKEFPYSLIRHICDGRVAYADDALRELLAHLAAAEFIYERPAFPEVEYSFKHALTQEVAGHSLLTQRRSALHERTAQAIEALFPTRIADYCSELAHHYSLSGNIPKAVEYLYQAAQQALRHAAHPDAMHHLGAALELLERLPDTPERAHRELTLLLALGPALMDVRGYGAPEVAATYTRALALCEQTGDTSQRFAAQLGLRIHHLTRAEYATARELGKQMLDVARQAADPGLLMEAHGALGACLFLQGNLDTARNHQEQALAIYDPEQHQAHVFAHGVDPGIRALNFLTLTLWLQGYPDKALKRSLEALALAQKLAYGPTLAFTLAYAAELHQLRRESSLAREHADALIALANEHGLPYWLAWGTIFRGWSLTEQGSLQAGIAQMSEGLAADRAAGGEDQRSYFLALLADSHRRAGDRETGLRLLDDALAITDRAGERCFEAELHRLKGIMLLGEPSGDDGAAASNDAAEACFRHAIAVAREQGARSLALRAASSLARLWQREGRIDEARQVLSDVYGGFTEGFDTADLREAKALLEALAPAQANR; encoded by the coding sequence ATGCACTGCGCAAACTGCGGATTCGAGAACCTCGCCGGGGCCAGATTCTGCGAAGCGTGCGGCGCCGGGCTGTCGCGCGCGTGCCCGCGCTGCGGCCACGACGCGAGCCCTTCCGCCCGCTTCTGCAATGCGTGCGGCGCGTCGCTGGACGATGCGCCCGACGTGCGCGCCGCGCCGTCGCCGCCACGCCCGGGGCCGGAAGCCGTGCCGTCCCCGGCGCCGATCCACTACACGCCGCACCATCTTGCCGAGCGCATCCGCGCCGAACAGGCGGCGATGGAAGCGCGCGGCGAAACCGCCGGCGAGCGCAAGACCGTCACCGCGCTGTTCGCGGACATGGCCGGCTCCACCGCGCTGATCCACGATCTCGATCCGGAAGAAGCGCATCGGCTGATCGAGCCGGTCGTCGCGCTGATGATGGAAGCCGTCCACTACTACGAAGGCTACGTCGCGAAATCGCTCGGCGACGGCATCCTCGCGCTGTTCGGCGCGCCGATCGCCCACGAGGATCATCCGCAGCGCGCGCTGTTCGCGGCGCTGCGCATGCAGCAGGCGATGCGCAGCCACGGCGACCGGATTCGTCTGGAGAGCGGCATTCCGCTGCAGATTCGCGTCGGCGTGCATACCGGCGAAGTCGTCGTGCGCTCGATCCGCACCGACGACCTGCACACCGACTACGATCCGGTCGGGCACACGATCCACATCGCGTCGCGGATGGAGGGCATCGCGACGCCGTCGTCGATCCTCGTCAGCGAGTCGACCCACAAGCTGGCCGAAGGCTATTTCGAGTTCAAGGCGCTCGGCGCCACCCGGGTCAAGGGCGTGCCGGAGCCGCTGCCCGTGTACGAGGTGCTGGGGCTCGGCGCGCTGCGCACGCGGCTGCAGCTGGCCGCGCACCGGGGCCTCGCGCGCTTCGTCGGCCGCGACGCCGAGCTGGCGCACCTGAACCGGTCGCTGGACGAGGTCAGGGCGGGCCGCGGGCAGATCGTCGGCGTGCGCGGCGAGGCTGGCGTCGGCAAATCGCGGCTGTTCCACGAATTCAAGGAGCGCACGCGGCGCGGCTGCCTGCTGCTCGAGACTTTCTCGGTGTCGCACGGCAAGGCGTTCGCGTATCTGCCGCTGATCGAGCTGCTGAAGAACTATTTCCAGATCACCGCGCAGGACGACGAGCGCCGCTGCCGGGAAAAGGTGATGGGCAAGGTGCTGACGCTCGAACGCAGCTTCGAGGATCTCGTGCCCTATCTGCTCTACCTGCTCGGCATCGGCGAGCCCGGCGCGGCGCTCGCGGAGATGGACCCGCGCATCCGCCGCGAGCGCACCTTCGACGCGATCACGCAGCTGCTGGCGCGCGAGAGCCGCGACCAGCCGGTCGAGCTGCTGTTCGAGGACCTGCAATGGCTGGATCGCGAGACAGAAGCGTTCCTCGCGCACCTGAGCGAACGCGTGCCGGCGACCCGCATCCTGCTGCTCGTGAACTACCGGCCGGAGTACCAGCCGGCCTGGACGCACGCGGCCCACGGCAGCCAGCTCCGGCTGGAGCCGCTGGGTTCGACCGAGGCCCGGGGACTGCTCGCGGCGCTGCTCGGCGACGATCCCACCCTCGCGCCGCTGGAGCAACTGATCCTGGAGAAGACGGAAGGCAATCCGTTCTTCATGGAAGAGGTCGTGCAGACGCTCGCCGAGGAGCAATCGCTGCTCGGCGACCCAGGCCGCTACCGGCTCGGACGGACCCCGGCCGCGCTGCACATTCCGACCACCGTGCAGGGCGTGCTGGCCGCCCGCATCGACCGGCTCCCGGTCGCGGAGAAGGAATTGCTGCAGATGCTCGCGGTGATCGGCAAGGAGTTTCCGTACAGCCTGATCCGCCACATTTGCGACGGCCGGGTCGCCTATGCCGACGACGCGCTGCGCGAACTGCTCGCCCATCTCGCAGCGGCGGAATTCATCTACGAGCGGCCGGCGTTTCCGGAGGTCGAGTATTCGTTCAAGCACGCGCTGACGCAGGAAGTCGCCGGCCATTCGCTGCTCACGCAGCGGCGCAGCGCGCTGCACGAGCGCACCGCGCAGGCGATCGAGGCGCTGTTCCCGACCCGCATCGCGGACTATTGCAGCGAACTCGCGCATCACTACAGCCTGAGCGGCAACATCCCGAAGGCCGTCGAGTATCTGTACCAGGCCGCGCAACAGGCGCTGCGCCATGCTGCCCATCCGGATGCGATGCATCACCTCGGCGCGGCGCTGGAACTGCTCGAGCGCCTGCCCGATACGCCCGAGCGCGCGCATCGGGAACTGACCTTGCTGCTCGCGCTGGGGCCGGCCCTGATGGACGTGCGCGGCTACGGCGCGCCGGAGGTGGCCGCGACCTATACGCGCGCGCTGGCGTTGTGCGAGCAGACCGGCGACACGTCGCAACGCTTCGCGGCGCAGCTCGGACTGCGGATTCACCACCTGACGCGCGCGGAGTACGCGACGGCGCGCGAGCTGGGCAAGCAGATGCTCGACGTGGCGCGGCAGGCGGCGGACCCGGGCCTGCTGATGGAGGCGCATGGCGCGCTGGGCGCGTGCCTGTTCCTGCAGGGGAACCTGGACACCGCTCGCAACCATCAGGAACAGGCGCTGGCGATCTACGATCCCGAGCAGCATCAGGCCCACGTCTTCGCGCACGGCGTGGACCCCGGCATCCGCGCGCTGAATTTCCTGACGCTGACCTTGTGGCTGCAGGGCTACCCGGACAAGGCGCTCAAGCGCAGCCTGGAGGCGCTTGCCCTCGCGCAGAAGCTCGCCTACGGCCCGACCCTCGCGTTCACGCTGGCTTACGCGGCGGAGCTGCATCAGTTGCGGCGCGAGTCGTCGCTGGCCCGCGAGCATGCGGACGCGCTCATCGCGCTCGCGAACGAGCACGGCTTGCCGTACTGGCTGGCATGGGGAACGATTTTCCGGGGCTGGTCGCTGACCGAGCAGGGCAGCCTGCAGGCGGGGATCGCGCAGATGAGCGAGGGTCTCGCCGCCGACCGCGCCGCTGGAGGCGAGGATCAGCGCTCGTACTTTCTGGCCCTGCTTGCCGACAGCCACAGGCGCGCCGGCGACCGCGAAACCGGCCTGCGGCTGCTCGACGACGCGCTGGCGATCACGGATCGCGCCGGGGAGCGCTGCTTCGAGGCGGAGCTGCATCGGCTCAAGGGGATCATGCTGCTCGGCGAGCCGAGCGGCGACGACGGCGCTGCGGCGTCCAACGACGCAGCCGAAGCCTGTTTCCGCCACGCGATCGCCGTGGCGCGCGAGCAGGGCGCCCGCTCGCTGGCATTGCGCGCCGCGTCGAGCCTGGCCCGTCTGTGGCAGCGCGAGGGCCGGATCGACGAGGCCCGGCAAGTGCTGTCCGACGTCTACGGCGGGTTTACGGAAGGGTTCGACACCGCCGACTTGCGAGAGGCGAAGGCATTGCTGGAGGCGCTCGCGCCCGCTCAGGCGAACCGGTGA
- a CDS encoding crotonase/enoyl-CoA hydratase family protein, whose product MDDVIYSTDGAVCTITLNRPERRNAVDGPTARQLGEAFERFEADDALGVAILTGAGGHFCAGADLKAAGDPALRNRVDDAGDGPGPMGPTRMVLSKPLIAAVSGYAVAGGLELALLADIRVVEEDAVFGVFCRRWGVPLIDGGTVRLPRIVGMGHAMDMILTGRPVDAPEAMRMGLANYVAPKGEGLAHATRLARQIAQFPRRCLLADRRSAYDQWDLPLADALRREGARGAPIVFAEGVAGAARFSAGDGRHGTFSG is encoded by the coding sequence ATGGACGACGTTATTTACTCAACGGATGGCGCAGTCTGCACGATCACCCTCAACCGGCCGGAGCGGCGCAACGCCGTCGACGGCCCGACCGCCCGGCAGCTCGGCGAAGCGTTTGAACGGTTCGAGGCCGACGACGCACTTGGGGTGGCGATCCTGACGGGCGCCGGGGGCCACTTCTGTGCCGGCGCCGACCTGAAGGCGGCCGGCGATCCCGCGCTGCGCAACCGGGTCGACGACGCGGGAGACGGCCCCGGCCCGATGGGCCCGACCCGCATGGTCTTGTCGAAGCCGCTGATCGCGGCCGTATCCGGCTACGCGGTCGCGGGCGGGCTGGAGCTCGCGCTGCTGGCCGATATCCGCGTCGTCGAGGAGGACGCCGTGTTCGGCGTGTTCTGCCGGCGCTGGGGCGTGCCGCTGATCGACGGCGGGACGGTCAGGTTGCCGCGCATCGTCGGCATGGGGCATGCGATGGACATGATCCTGACCGGACGCCCCGTCGACGCGCCGGAAGCCATGCGCATGGGGCTCGCCAACTATGTCGCGCCGAAGGGCGAAGGGCTGGCGCACGCGACGCGCCTCGCGCGGCAGATCGCGCAATTCCCGCGCCGGTGCCTGCTCGCGGACCGGCGCTCCGCATACGATCAATGGGATTTGCCGCTGGCGGACGCGCTGCGTCGCGAGGGTGCCCGCGGCGCGCCGATCGTGTTTGCCGAGGGCGTGGCCGGCGCCGCGCGCTTCAGCGCCGGTGACGGGCGTCACGGAACGTTTTCCGGCTGA